A DNA window from Halorubrum sp. DM2 contains the following coding sequences:
- a CDS encoding winged helix-turn-helix domain-containing protein: MSRLLPSLPDATPEEREPRVVGVDDDEADDLIAALGSETARAILSTLHDRPATKSELADEVDTSLQNVQYHLSRLDDADLVDVVDTAYSEKGREMDVYAAADEPLVLFAGGSEESTGIKTALMRLLGGYGLIGLAAVAAQRLLAVGSLGGSRFTARSGGGDAGTTTGGDGGGGPTVESVPDQNTAAEGTDGAIELVGDPLAEYAVSLVEPGVVFFLGAALVFTLAWAYWYRASA; encoded by the coding sequence ATGTCCCGGCTGCTGCCCTCCCTGCCGGATGCGACGCCCGAGGAGCGCGAACCTCGGGTCGTCGGCGTCGACGACGACGAGGCCGACGACCTCATCGCCGCCCTCGGCTCCGAGACCGCCAGAGCGATCCTCTCGACGCTCCACGACCGCCCGGCAACCAAGTCCGAACTCGCAGACGAGGTCGACACCTCCCTCCAGAACGTCCAGTATCACCTCTCGCGGCTCGACGACGCCGACCTCGTCGACGTCGTCGACACCGCCTACTCCGAGAAGGGACGCGAGATGGACGTGTACGCCGCCGCGGACGAGCCGCTGGTGCTGTTCGCCGGCGGCTCCGAGGAGTCGACCGGGATCAAGACCGCGCTCATGCGCCTGCTCGGCGGCTACGGGCTGATCGGTCTCGCGGCGGTCGCGGCCCAGCGGCTCCTCGCCGTCGGGTCGCTCGGCGGTTCGCGGTTCACCGCCCGCTCCGGCGGCGGCGACGCCGGGACGACGACCGGGGGCGACGGCGGGGGCGGCCCCACCGTTGAGAGCGTTCCCGACCAGAACACCGCCGCGGAGGGGACGGACGGCGCGATCGAACTCGTCGGCGACCCGCTCGCGGAGTACGCCGTGTCCCTCGTCGAACCCGGGGTCGTCTTCTTCCTCGGTGCCGCGCTCGTGTTCACGCTCGCGTGGGCGTACTGGTACCGCGCGTCGGCGTAG
- a CDS encoding bifunctional nuclease family protein, with protein sequence MEHEAEVVGVGAGSAPSGDVPAVILSARGEYVPIFVSGDQAQSIGMALEGEPFDRPLTHDLLVDILTEFGGAIDRVRVDDLRDGTFYAKVDAERYDDGEPERFVFDARPSDALALAVRVDCPIVVTDEVIDEAGRPPDSIRFGGDGDPSEER encoded by the coding sequence ATGGAACACGAGGCCGAGGTCGTCGGGGTCGGTGCGGGGTCAGCGCCGAGCGGCGACGTCCCGGCGGTGATCCTCTCCGCGCGCGGCGAGTACGTCCCGATATTCGTCAGCGGCGATCAGGCGCAGTCGATCGGGATGGCCTTGGAGGGCGAACCGTTCGACCGACCGCTCACCCACGACCTCCTCGTCGATATCCTCACGGAGTTCGGCGGCGCTATCGACCGCGTCCGCGTCGACGACCTCCGCGACGGGACCTTCTACGCGAAGGTGGACGCCGAGCGCTACGACGACGGCGAGCCGGAGCGGTTCGTCTTCGACGCGCGGCCCTCCGACGCGCTCGCGCTGGCCGTGCGCGTCGACTGCCCGATCGTCGTGACCGACGAGGTGATAGACGAGGCGGGCCGCCCGCCGGACTCGATACGGTTCGGCGGCGACGGCGACCCCTCCGAAGAGCGCTGA
- a CDS encoding acyl-CoA thioesterase yields MDETATLASSHTEMTEMLLPNDTNNLGRALGGTVLHWMDICGAIAGMRFSNRQVVTASMDHVDFIAPIEMGEVAIIEGYVFNTGRTSVDVKVDVRAENPRTDETRRTTTSYFTFVALDEEGRPTPVPDLECPSEDERVLRDDAMEGREEQLRQVVERYDL; encoded by the coding sequence ATGGACGAGACGGCCACGCTCGCCTCCTCGCACACCGAGATGACGGAGATGCTGCTGCCGAACGACACGAACAACCTCGGCCGCGCGCTCGGGGGGACCGTGTTGCACTGGATGGACATCTGCGGAGCCATCGCCGGCATGCGCTTTTCGAACCGGCAGGTGGTCACCGCCTCGATGGACCACGTGGACTTCATCGCGCCCATCGAGATGGGCGAAGTCGCCATCATCGAGGGGTACGTGTTCAACACCGGTCGGACGAGCGTCGACGTGAAAGTCGACGTGCGCGCCGAGAACCCCCGCACGGACGAGACGCGTCGGACGACCACCTCCTACTTCACCTTCGTCGCGCTCGACGAGGAGGGGCGGCCGACGCCGGTCCCGGACCTAGAGTGCCCGTCCGAGGACGAACGCGTCCTCCGCGACGACGCCATGGAGGGACGCGAGGAACAGCTCCGGCAGGTCGTCGAGCGGTACGACCTCTGA
- a CDS encoding GIY-YIG nuclease family protein, translating into MSDADGGSYTLVVDLAEDATLSAGALGECHLPAGTYAYTGSALGSGGFSRVDRHRRTARGDHDVRHWHVDYLLGHPAARIDRVVRSRGVDVECAVARRLPDGPIDGFGASDCGCPSHLAGGEALDDLADRAVAAHEAAVAETDDPDATVDVVAGSGE; encoded by the coding sequence ATGAGCGACGCCGACGGCGGCAGCTACACGCTCGTCGTCGACCTCGCGGAGGACGCGACGCTGTCCGCGGGCGCGCTCGGTGAGTGCCATCTCCCGGCGGGTACGTACGCCTACACCGGGAGCGCGCTCGGCTCGGGCGGCTTCTCCCGGGTCGACAGACACCGGCGGACCGCGCGCGGTGACCACGACGTGCGGCATTGGCACGTCGACTACCTGCTCGGGCACCCGGCGGCGCGGATCGACCGCGTCGTCCGAAGCCGCGGCGTCGACGTCGAGTGCGCGGTCGCGCGCCGGCTCCCGGACGGACCGATCGACGGATTCGGGGCCTCCGACTGCGGCTGTCCGAGTCACTTGGCCGGCGGAGAAGCCCTCGATGACCTCGCCGACCGCGCGGTGGCGGCGCACGAGGCGGCGGTCGCGGAGACCGACGACCCGGACGCGACCGTCGACGTCGTCGCCGGCTCGGGAGAGTGA
- a CDS encoding DUF393 domain-containing protein, whose protein sequence is MPTDPDEADAPVLIFDGDCPYCSVAAVALRRLDGVVAVPWEADPVGPFLDAQFGSRPFAMVFVDPVERRVYAGRSAAEELADRAGTPGIVGGLVRDNYDRIAGVVGALSGRDRDPADFHDTYSLDDDAGELVGSLRAAADEAPAALS, encoded by the coding sequence ATGCCTACCGACCCGGACGAAGCGGACGCTCCGGTGTTGATCTTCGACGGCGACTGCCCGTACTGCTCGGTCGCGGCGGTCGCGCTCCGCCGGCTCGACGGCGTCGTCGCGGTCCCGTGGGAGGCCGACCCGGTCGGGCCGTTCCTCGACGCGCAGTTCGGCTCACGCCCGTTCGCGATGGTGTTCGTCGACCCCGTCGAGCGCCGCGTGTACGCCGGGCGGTCGGCCGCCGAGGAGCTGGCCGACCGCGCCGGGACCCCCGGGATCGTCGGCGGACTCGTCCGCGACAACTACGATCGCATCGCCGGCGTCGTCGGCGCGCTGTCGGGCCGCGACCGCGACCCGGCCGACTTCCACGACACCTACTCGCTCGACGACGACGCCGGCGAGTTGGTCGGGTCGCTTCGGGCGGCCGCGGACGAGGCTCCGGCCGCGCTGTCGTGA
- a CDS encoding metal ABC transporter permease, whose amino-acid sequence MSEGSAAADRDVSRPDRGLRRTAELVGIGVTAVVAVAMLGFLVLYWARGLPVASDLYAAFRSFGRGMDAAFGTNVFRHPIMWQSMAVGVLVGVVAPLVGSFLVHREMALIGETLAHTAFAGVAIGILVTSSTGWNGSLLLVALAVGILGALAVQWLTERTDAYGDVPIAIMLSGSFAVGTLIISYGDGLTGVNIQGYLFGNLAVVTPEGARLMGALSLIVVAGVALTYKQLLFITFDEQAARVAQLNVTGYNTLLVVLTAVVVVGAMQVLGVILVAAMLVVPVAAASQVARSFRETMYLAVIFGQLSVVGGFAVSIGLGLPSGGSIVVTAIAVYLATIVGSGFSVRAISSHG is encoded by the coding sequence ATGAGCGAGGGATCAGCGGCCGCCGACCGTGACGTCTCCCGCCCCGACCGCGGACTCCGTCGGACCGCGGAGCTCGTCGGAATCGGGGTCACCGCGGTCGTCGCGGTCGCCATGCTCGGGTTCCTCGTCCTCTACTGGGCGCGGGGCCTCCCGGTGGCGAGCGACCTGTACGCCGCGTTCCGGTCGTTCGGCCGCGGGATGGACGCCGCGTTCGGGACGAACGTGTTCCGCCACCCGATTATGTGGCAGTCGATGGCGGTCGGCGTGCTCGTCGGGGTCGTCGCCCCGCTCGTCGGCTCCTTCCTCGTTCACCGGGAGATGGCGCTGATCGGCGAGACGCTCGCGCACACCGCGTTCGCCGGGGTCGCGATCGGGATCCTCGTCACCTCCTCGACCGGGTGGAACGGCTCGCTGCTGCTCGTCGCGCTCGCCGTCGGCATCCTCGGCGCGCTCGCGGTCCAGTGGCTCACCGAGCGCACCGACGCCTACGGCGACGTGCCGATCGCGATCATGCTCAGCGGGAGCTTCGCGGTCGGCACGCTGATCATCAGCTACGGCGACGGACTCACCGGGGTCAACATTCAGGGCTACCTGTTCGGGAACCTCGCGGTCGTCACGCCGGAGGGGGCGCGCCTGATGGGCGCGCTCTCCCTTATCGTCGTCGCGGGCGTAGCGCTGACGTACAAACAGCTCCTCTTCATCACCTTCGACGAGCAGGCGGCACGCGTCGCGCAGCTGAACGTCACCGGCTACAACACCCTGCTCGTGGTGTTGACCGCGGTCGTCGTCGTCGGCGCGATGCAGGTGCTCGGCGTCATCCTCGTCGCCGCGATGTTAGTCGTCCCCGTCGCGGCCGCCTCACAGGTCGCCCGGAGCTTCCGCGAGACGATGTACCTCGCGGTGATCTTCGGCCAGCTGTCGGTGGTCGGCGGCTTCGCCGTCTCGATCGGGCTCGGACTTCCCTCCGGGGGCTCGATCGTAGTCACGGCCATCGCGGTGTACCTCGCCACAATCGTCGGCTCCGGCTTCTCGGTGAGGGCCATCTCGTCGCACGGGTGA
- a CDS encoding metal ABC transporter ATP-binding protein: protein MSAIVDLDGVTFAYGDTVAVSDVSLTVEEGDFLGLVGPNGSGKTTLLHLMLGLHDPDEGSVELFGRPVEEFDDGGRIGYVSQKATSRGGAMPVTVRECVTMGRFAHAGRGRLSAADRAAVADAIETVGIGDLADRLVSELSGGQKQRAYIARALAGDADLLALDEPTVGVDAESRDAFYALLDELNDEGITIILIEHDIGVVTDRANRIACINTELYHHGDTESFVESDALAEAYGTAGQVVHHHH, encoded by the coding sequence GTGAGCGCAATCGTCGACCTCGACGGCGTGACGTTCGCCTACGGCGACACCGTCGCCGTGAGCGACGTCTCTCTGACGGTCGAGGAAGGGGACTTCCTCGGGCTGGTCGGGCCGAACGGCTCCGGGAAGACCACCCTGCTCCATCTCATGCTCGGTCTCCACGACCCGGACGAGGGTTCCGTGGAACTGTTCGGCAGGCCGGTCGAGGAGTTCGACGACGGCGGCCGGATCGGCTACGTCTCGCAGAAGGCGACGAGCCGGGGCGGCGCGATGCCGGTCACCGTCCGCGAGTGCGTCACGATGGGCCGGTTCGCGCACGCCGGGCGCGGGCGGCTCTCGGCGGCCGACCGCGCCGCCGTCGCCGACGCCATCGAGACGGTCGGCATCGGCGATCTCGCCGACCGGCTCGTCTCGGAGCTGTCGGGCGGACAGAAACAGCGGGCGTACATCGCGCGCGCCCTCGCCGGCGACGCGGACCTGCTCGCGCTCGACGAGCCGACCGTCGGCGTCGACGCCGAGTCGCGCGACGCCTTCTACGCCCTCCTCGACGAGCTGAACGACGAGGGGATCACCATCATCCTCATCGAACACGACATCGGCGTGGTCACCGACCGCGCGAACCGCATCGCCTGTATCAACACCGAGCTGTACCACCACGGGGACACGGAGTCGTTCGTCGAGAGCGACGCCCTCGCGGAAGCGTACGGGACGGCCGGACAGGTCGTCCACCACCACCACTGA
- a CDS encoding zinc ABC transporter substrate-binding protein — protein MTHSRRSVLRRGAGLAVAGTAASVAGCTGGGDGGSGGFNAGYAAFFTLNDWANEVAGDRASFEDPVDVGQLGHGWTPDGTLAADVAATDAFVYLDSPEFSWAQDLAATLEDDYDTVAVIDALDGVEDDLLDWDHSHGDEDGHDDHDGEGGNHEGEEGSHDGEEGGHDEQRYDPHVWVDPVLAAEMVETIATGLGEPDPDNADAYADNAATYADKLDAVDAAFESIAENAARDVAVLAGHNSFQYLEARYGFRLHSPVGVSPQNEPTQTEIADTIDLVDSEGMDVVLYDRFQSPRLAESIVENSDATEAVPVTPAGGTTREWNDAGYGYLEQMTEINVPAFERAFGAQ, from the coding sequence ATGACACACTCACGGCGGTCGGTGTTGCGGCGCGGTGCCGGACTCGCGGTCGCGGGAACGGCGGCGTCGGTCGCGGGATGTACCGGCGGCGGGGACGGCGGATCCGGGGGGTTCAACGCCGGCTACGCCGCTTTCTTCACGCTCAACGACTGGGCGAACGAGGTCGCGGGCGACCGCGCAAGCTTCGAGGATCCGGTGGACGTGGGGCAGCTCGGCCACGGGTGGACGCCGGACGGGACCCTCGCCGCGGACGTCGCCGCGACGGACGCGTTCGTCTACCTCGACAGCCCGGAGTTCTCGTGGGCGCAGGATCTCGCCGCGACGCTAGAGGACGATTACGACACCGTCGCCGTGATCGACGCGCTCGACGGAGTGGAAGACGACCTGCTCGACTGGGACCACTCGCACGGGGACGAAGACGGCCACGACGACCACGACGGCGAGGGAGGGAATCACGAGGGAGAGGAAGGGAGTCACGACGGCGAAGAGGGCGGTCACGACGAGCAGCGATACGACCCGCACGTCTGGGTCGATCCGGTCCTCGCGGCCGAGATGGTCGAGACGATCGCGACGGGACTCGGCGAACCGGACCCGGACAACGCCGACGCGTACGCCGACAACGCCGCCACCTACGCCGACAAACTCGACGCGGTCGACGCCGCGTTCGAGTCGATCGCGGAGAACGCCGCGCGCGACGTGGCCGTGCTGGCGGGGCACAACTCCTTCCAGTACCTAGAGGCGCGCTACGGGTTCCGGCTCCACTCGCCGGTCGGCGTCTCGCCGCAGAACGAGCCGACGCAGACCGAGATCGCCGACACGATCGATCTCGTGGATTCAGAGGGGATGGACGTCGTGCTGTACGATCGGTTCCAGTCGCCCCGACTCGCCGAGTCGATAGTCGAGAACAGCGACGCGACGGAGGCGGTCCCCGTCACGCCCGCCGGGGGGACGACCCGAGAGTGGAACGACGCCGGCTACGGCTACCTCGAACAGATGACCGAGATCAACGTCCCCGCCTTCGAGCGGGCGTTTGGCGCGCAGTGA
- a CDS encoding YbaK/EbsC family protein, with translation MHQRAAEFAERARERHGVDLDVLEFEAGTETAAAAADAVGCETGAIASTIVVSLSGGEPDSPGDLAAAITSGANRLDLDAVADHFGADAAEMGGPDRIREVVGWSIGGVPPICHDAALPTVFDPTLAEYDTVYGAAGTPSAVFAIDPETLADLADATVVDLAE, from the coding sequence ATGCATCAACGCGCGGCGGAGTTCGCGGAGCGGGCGCGGGAACGCCACGGCGTCGACCTCGACGTGCTGGAGTTCGAGGCGGGGACGGAGACGGCGGCCGCCGCGGCCGACGCCGTCGGCTGCGAGACGGGTGCGATAGCCTCGACTATCGTCGTGTCGCTGTCGGGTGGCGAACCGGACTCGCCCGGCGACCTCGCGGCCGCGATCACGAGCGGCGCGAACCGACTGGACCTCGACGCGGTCGCCGACCACTTCGGGGCCGACGCCGCCGAGATGGGCGGCCCCGACCGGATCCGCGAGGTGGTCGGCTGGAGCATCGGCGGCGTCCCGCCGATCTGTCACGACGCCGCACTCCCGACCGTTTTCGATCCGACGCTCGCGGAGTACGATACCGTCTACGGCGCGGCGGGGACGCCGAGCGCGGTGTTCGCTATCGATCCCGAGACGCTCGCCGACCTCGCCGACGCCACGGTCGTCGACCTCGCGGAGTGA
- a CDS encoding ribosome assembly factor SBDS, producing the protein MISLDEAVTARLESHGERFEVLIDPDAALAIKRGEFEGDLEEVIAAEDVFENASRGDRPAEGDLETVFGTTDALEIIPEVVERGEIQITAEQRAEMQERKHNQLVTTITRNAVNPQMDDSPHPPERIERALEEAGFQIDPMEPVENQVDDALDALRPVIPIRFEEVTMAVQLPADYAGSGQAQIREFGDLEREEWQNDGSWVGVLTFPAGLQNELYDLVNEVTSGEGDARVLKDKDELRTR; encoded by the coding sequence ATGATATCGCTCGACGAGGCCGTGACGGCCCGACTGGAGTCACACGGGGAGCGCTTCGAGGTCCTGATCGACCCCGACGCCGCGCTCGCGATCAAACGGGGGGAGTTTGAGGGCGACTTGGAGGAGGTCATCGCCGCGGAGGACGTCTTCGAGAACGCCTCGCGAGGCGACCGACCGGCGGAAGGGGACTTGGAGACCGTCTTCGGCACCACCGATGCGCTCGAAATCATCCCCGAGGTCGTCGAGCGCGGGGAGATCCAGATCACCGCCGAGCAGCGCGCGGAGATGCAGGAACGGAAGCACAACCAGCTCGTCACCACCATCACGCGCAACGCGGTGAACCCGCAGATGGACGACTCGCCGCACCCGCCCGAGCGGATCGAGCGCGCCCTCGAAGAGGCGGGCTTCCAGATCGACCCGATGGAGCCGGTGGAAAACCAGGTCGACGACGCGCTCGACGCGCTGCGGCCGGTGATCCCGATCCGGTTCGAGGAGGTGACGATGGCGGTCCAGCTCCCGGCCGACTACGCGGGATCCGGGCAGGCGCAGATCAGGGAGTTCGGCGACCTCGAACGCGAGGAGTGGCAGAACGACGGGTCGTGGGTCGGGGTCCTCACCTTCCCCGCGGGGCTTCAAAACGAGCTCTACGACCTCGTCAACGAGGTCACCTCCGGGGAGGGCGACGCCCGCGTGCTCAAGGACAAAGACGAGCTTCGAACGCGGTAA
- a CDS encoding CRTAC1 family protein encodes MFTERSALVDDRRPMRGYGVAVTPGRDGPLVFVAGYGEPNRLYTREGDRFSDTACGIVADGTRHGMGVCAADLDADGCEEVYVHNCARGVDGGDPDLLLSRLESDRYRWTDVFAREVNADRLDVRAGRSVAALDRLGTGRYGVAVSGYAAPLAFYELGDDGEVTDMAEMVGLEVDGGCRSLLAVPYRSREGDLFAGVEGGPNRLFSNRDGHYARTDGGPQLSDPGGDTRGAAIVDEGGTFALAVGNESAPSRLLRCAPDGGYEDVAPPALRDAGAVRTVVAADFDNDGREELFFNVCGDENRLFERVGGPDEPSRWESADLGAAAESDGFGTGAVAADLDGDGALELLVVHGEIAAQPVTAYGDPDAPDAGWIRVRPTTRHGAPARGAVVTLETADGVQRRTVDAGGGCLCQTEPVAHFGLADAEPLRVDVRWPDGRERTVVGPSPNREITVEHPSRTAADRDARTTR; translated from the coding sequence ATGTTCACGGAGCGGTCCGCCCTCGTCGACGACAGACGCCCGATGCGCGGGTACGGCGTCGCGGTGACGCCCGGCCGCGACGGGCCGCTCGTCTTCGTCGCCGGCTACGGCGAGCCGAACCGGCTGTACACCCGCGAGGGCGACCGCTTTTCCGACACCGCCTGCGGCATCGTCGCCGACGGGACGCGCCACGGGATGGGCGTGTGCGCGGCCGACCTCGACGCCGACGGCTGCGAGGAGGTGTACGTTCACAACTGCGCGCGCGGCGTCGACGGGGGCGATCCCGACCTCCTCCTCAGCCGGCTGGAGTCCGACCGCTACCGCTGGACCGACGTGTTCGCCCGGGAGGTGAACGCCGACCGCCTCGACGTTCGTGCCGGACGCTCGGTCGCCGCGCTCGACCGGCTGGGGACGGGGCGCTACGGCGTCGCCGTCTCCGGGTACGCCGCGCCGCTCGCGTTCTACGAACTCGGCGACGACGGCGAGGTCACCGATATGGCCGAGATGGTCGGCCTAGAGGTCGACGGCGGCTGTCGGTCGCTGCTCGCGGTCCCGTACCGCTCCCGCGAGGGTGACCTGTTCGCCGGCGTCGAGGGAGGTCCGAACCGGCTGTTTAGCAACCGAGACGGCCACTACGCCCGGACCGACGGCGGTCCGCAGCTCTCGGACCCCGGCGGTGACACGCGCGGGGCCGCGATCGTCGACGAGGGCGGGACGTTCGCGCTCGCGGTCGGCAACGAGTCGGCCCCGAGCCGCCTCCTGCGCTGCGCGCCCGACGGCGGGTACGAGGACGTGGCCCCGCCCGCGCTGCGCGACGCCGGCGCGGTTCGGACCGTCGTCGCCGCAGACTTCGACAACGACGGGCGCGAGGAGCTGTTCTTCAACGTCTGCGGGGACGAAAACCGGCTGTTCGAACGAGTCGGCGGCCCCGACGAGCCGTCGCGCTGGGAGTCCGCGGACCTCGGTGCGGCCGCGGAGTCGGACGGGTTCGGCACGGGCGCGGTGGCCGCCGACCTCGACGGCGACGGCGCGCTCGAACTCCTCGTCGTCCACGGCGAGATCGCCGCGCAGCCGGTGACGGCCTACGGCGACCCGGACGCGCCGGACGCCGGGTGGATCCGCGTGCGCCCCACCACGCGCCACGGCGCGCCGGCGCGCGGGGCCGTCGTCACGCTGGAGACCGCCGACGGGGTTCAGCGCCGGACGGTCGACGCGGGCGGCGGCTGTCTCTGCCAGACGGAGCCGGTCGCTCACTTCGGGCTCGCGGACGCGGAACCGCTGCGCGTGGACGTGCGGTGGCCGGACGGACGCGAGCGGACCGTCGTCGGTCCCAGCCCGAACCGGGAGATAACGGTTGAACACCCGTCGCGGACGGCTGCCGACCGCGACGCTCGGACGACGCGGTAG